From the genome of Prunus persica cultivar Lovell chromosome G8, Prunus_persica_NCBIv2, whole genome shotgun sequence:
GTTGGATGTGAAAGTAGAGGtggtgttattttttaaaatgaatgattgtattttggaattaaaaaaattcattaaatgttcatttctgcttcttttgaaagcagctttgaaaagcaacCCAGAGCCTGCTTTTAAAAGCTGCTGTTAAAAGGCcattgcttttaaaataattgggatattttatttttaccaaacaccttaaactgcttaactttaaagtgaaaCAGGTTTTTGGCGAaaaaagcaatcccaaacAGGGCCTAACTAATActgggcccaccaaaaacacctccttaggtGTTCATAGCTAAACCCGTATGGAGATGAGGTCCCGACGACCTAAGCAACTAGCAACCACACCCAATCACCCCACAACCAAAGACCAACCAAGCCCACAACCACCATCCCCAACCACCAAATACGACCACCCGCCACGACCACCAGCCACGACCATCAGCCACAGCCACCCAAGAAGGAGATGACAgaatagaagaggaagaggagtgaacaaaaaattttctaaaatcaaaacagagaagaggagagaaaatggagaagaagagatgagagaaatttttcgaaaaaaatagagaagaagaaagaaaatggaggagaagaggaaagaaaatggagaagaagaggagagaaaattttagaaaaaaacagagaagatgggagaaattttttgaaaagaaaagaaaagaaaactagacaaaagaagaggagagaaaatggagaagaagaagataaaagagATATagaggggaagaagaagaaagagatgcAGAGAGGTTcgtccaaaaatgaaaaaacgagatgcagagaggaagaaagagatgaagagagaagaaaagtaaaaaatatattaaaaaatcttacttttcaaaaaaaaaataaaaattgtccTAGTCCAATTAAACATACACTAAACGTTGTacaagtgttatccaacttatgCCAGGCCAAGCCAATCCAAAACAGTACCAATACTTAAtccagtccatgacagtcctccgtaccaaacgaccccaaTATGTTTACAGCATAATCGTAACAGATAATTATGCAATTATAGGCATTAACAACTATAACAGAAAACTGCATTGATTGGCCTTTACTGTCAAGAACGTTGGGGCTGCCTAACACTCTCCCTTCTTTGACCCACTAATCGAGCATCGGCACAACAGAAACACTAGGATTTCGATTTCCAACCGACAAAATCCTACGGTACAGGGACTGAAATGGGGGTAAGGAGGAGATGGTGGAGGAGGCCAAGGCCTCTGTTGAGTATAATAGTGCGCCTAAAACCCTAGAAATGGCATGGCCACACCATGGATTTGAGGCAAGAAGCTTCATCatcaaaccctaaaccctaattgATTGAACAGACAATTTGGGAGAAATTTTGACCGTTGTGTGTGAGTGTTAATGCATTAAGAACTCTTTACTGATGAACTTTGAAAGTGAGAGAATTGTATTGTATTATTGAATAGAAACAGTGGTTATTATATAAACCCAAAAGCAACTCATTGTAAGAAACCTAAACGTGGTAAAATaaggtgtattcaattaggaatgtatacaattttgaaagatttttttaaaaaaaagtgactAAGGGGGTGTATTCTTTTTAAACGTTCtagaatcctaattgaatataCCCAGTCAGATAACAAAAGAATCCATCAACAATCGGGATTATTAAGCAAGATAACAACAACATGCTTGTCTTATCCCGGAAAATAGAACAACTTAAACAAAATGGCTAGTTTGTTGAACAATGAGAATATAAACTTTGAGTTACAATTTGAATCACAAAGACCATAACGCCCCCTACTTCCCCTCTTCCATTCCCGTGCGTGACCAATTTGGGATCGTCTACAACCTTTGAAATAAAACTGCCGTTTTATCCCTGAATTATAATGCGTTTTAAACCTAGTCTTTTATATTGGAGGACAAAATAATCGACAGTATTAAGTTTGAAATGTGTTATATAATTCAAGGGGTAAAACGGctaaaaattcttaaaataatCGAGTTCAGCCTTTTGGTAAACGGTTTTTGTCAACTGGGCAAGCCGTTTAGTGTCTATAAGTTGTAAGCATAATTAGCTGTATAGTCTTCTTATACCAGAAACTCTTACGTATCGGAAGAGATTTTGCTTTTTGTATTCTGCTTTAGAGAGGCATTTTGTTGTGCgtacttttttttatgagaCTTGTTGTGCATGCTTCAATATTCTCTTCTTAAAgcaaatttttttccaaatttgcaAATGATTCTcggttttatttataaaagtgCAAATTTTCTGACTACAATGAGGAAACCAAAATGTAAAAGCTCCAGGTAGAATGTGACTCAGTTGTTTGTAGTTCTTTTGATTACCAATCGCATGGGGATCAATCATATCCCATGTTTAGTCTGAAAAGTAATTGtgaaaaatgaaagtaaagtCCATATACATACACACTACAAATGCTCAAGCCTTATCGAAAAATCATACATTAGAGATGCAGGTGAAAAAAACCATTAGAATGGTACAACTAAGAGAAAAATGTTTTGCATTTACATAGAATTCATCGTAGTATTTAgtaaagaaagaataaaagcatgaagaaaaggaaaaggaaaaaaaatacatcaaTGAGAACAacatttacccaaaaaaactgATAACCAGCAAATAGAACATCCTTACGTGgggtgaaaaaagaaaaacataaattaaagaaagaaatacgAAGATTGAGACCCAACAATCTCATGCTCAAACAGTTGTGGAGGGAGCATTTATATTTGTACATGAATTGCTAATCTTTCCATAAAAACTTTGTTGTTTCTCTCCTTCCAAATACAAGAAACAGAGGGAAGCCAATAAGAGTTTCAAGATTGTGAAACTAAGGCACTTGTCCTTCCAAGAAGAAGCAGATGAAGAAATAAAGCTGAGAGACCATTACATAGTGGAGTTCCTACACCACACTTGAGCATCAGAATAAGGGTATTCAATGAATAAGCGATCAATGGATTCAGGACATCCATGGCAAGGCAAACACAAATTAGGAGATTTGAGGTGGATGATAGCCTTTCAAACGTGATCAATTTGTTAAGACTGGTCCACAAAATGAAACTCGTCCTTGGGATACTATATCCAGATCACAAGAACCTAGCCCTAGGAACTTTAGTATGACGGTCACGCTGGACCTCTGAAGCAGGTTTCCACAGATGATAAAACTCCTAGAAGAGTTAGAGCAATTTATGCACTAAAATTCCATTTTCCAATTGTTCCTGAGACATGAAGGGAGGTCGAGTCCAATAAGAGCCTTCCACTTGTGAGACTACCAAAGCATGCTCACTAAGGCCAGAGGAAAATATTGTTTCATTGCTGCAGCATAAGATCAAAGGACCAAAGGAGTGCTAGTAGTCATGCCTGCATTCCCCAGATTATAAGAGGCTGAAAGAGGGAAATTATTGAACCAGACTTATAAGAGAGGCttcccttaaaaaaaaaaaaaaagcagcagcagcagcttcatataaacaacaagaaaaagtACTAATCAATTGTAGCACCTAGAGAGATACCTGGATTTGTGCTTTATTTGTGGCCAACATCTGGATTTGTGCTTATGCAATTTAAAATGAGAGCTCCACATTACTTTTCCAGATATTACAGCGGTAGATTGTCATCGGAGAAAGTTCATAGGAAAGCTAGATACATAGTTAATTACTAACACCATAAACCATTCCCTGGTCGGTGCTTTAAGTCACTTTACTCCAAAGAAATTACATGTAAATAACAGTTAACAAGTCACATGAAGCAttaagaagggaaaaaaaggatGCAATTGTCTAGATATTCACCTTCTGGTTCGTAGCTGCAAAAAACACCCTTCATAGATTTGTAATGTTACTTAAATATTTGGGTGCTACCCACGTTGTTGAGCTGCACTATCACATGCATCCCTCAATCCTGAACTTCATCAATCCCTTCCATACGATTTCCCGTTTCACCTAACTCCAGAACCTGGGGGTGCACAACCACCaatataatttctaattttatcaCATAAATCTGTTGTAAAATGACCTCTTTCTCTGAATAATATCAGCAATTCATGTGCTTTTTCAACATCTCCCTTCTGTTTTAAGTACTCAAAGCAAGCAGCCAAAGTGGAATTATCAAACTTCCATCCTGGTCGAGATGCCGAGCTTGCTGCCATTTTCAATGTTTCCACTGCCTCTTCCATCCGATCATTCATATGATATGTAGTAGCCAAAAGGGCCCATGTGCGACAACACTCCTTTCCACCCTCTGAAAGCTTCTTCACATATGATTTGGCCTTCTCCAAAAGACCTTTCCTGCAGTAAGCATTGATCAACAAGTGGGGTATTTGAATGTTAAAGAATTTGTTCCCAGATTCCCATTCCTCCACAATCTTCTCAGCACCATCAATGTCATCCATCTTCAACAATGAACTTAACATACACCGATAGCCGTTATTGTAGAACCCTACCACGTTCTTGTACAATTCCCAAATTCGATAAACCTCGTGTTTACTACCAATAGCAGCATATGAAGTCATCAGGTGTTCATAACCAATTTTCCTTGTTTCACGGTTAATGAATTGCTCCGATTTCCTCAGCAATGCCGCTGTCTTCTCCAATTGTCCAGCTTTCAAGAATGCATCCGCTGCGGCTGCATAACCATGCCAGTCCAAAGAGACCAGAGGGTCAGTTTCCATCTTCATCAAAAGCTTCTCCATTTGGTCTACATCCGAAGTGGCTGCATACGAATATAACCGAATGTTCAATGTGTTCACGTTATAATCAATGCCTTTCTCTGCCATCTCTTTAACTAAAATATCTACCTTTCCATGTTTACCCATTTGAGAATAAAGGTTTAACATTGTATTATAACACGACGATCCTTTCACAAAACCCAACTCCTCCATCTTTTCAAAAACACTCTCAGCCTTTTCCAAACAATTATGCTTTGCATAGCAAGACAGCAGAGCACCATACACAGGAAGCACTTTTAATGACTCTGGGATGCTATCAAAATACCTCTCGGCTTCTTCAAGCCCATGGACTTTTGAGGTCAAATCTAACCGCACCGCAATGTCTCCAGGATGCAGATCATGCTTCATTTCATCGCTCATCCACTCTGAAATCTGCAGAGCATGGCCGTAGCGACGATACCTTCGGAGCAGCCTGATGAAACCTTGGAGCTTGGGCTGCTTCATGTCTCCCCCTTCTACCCGCCATTGATGGAGCACTGGCAGAATGGAATCCCTAGGGTTTCCAATCTGCCAAATCCTACTGTGCAGAAGCCGAAATGGGGgtgatgatgaggaggagggCAGCACCTCTGTGGAGTAGAATAGTGCAccaaaaaccctagaaatGGCATATCCACGCCATGGATTTGAACTTGAACGAAGAAGCTTCATCATAGAAGCTTCACCGAGACTTGAGAAATGTTGGGCTTCAGAAAGTTTATTACCCAAACGACAAGTTAGGATTTACAAGTTAGGCTTCAGAgagcttctattgagggatccctcaaataagcttatttgagggacacctctTGTaagccccactccggattgtatttcactaatccaaaccgtctattttgtagatactcattcaaagatcatctctacaaaaaatcacttgaatccgatatcatgtgaccactcaattgagttattgaaattttagtacttttcttaaagcaccgtgttcattgattttgtaagacacaattggatgtcgaaacggtttccgatttgtctaattttttgtaaggatgatctatgaatgaatacctaaaaaatagatggtttggattattgggaaaagaattgtagggtactctaaagggcgtccctcaaataaaattatttgagggatccctcaatagaaggggactgtatatatatatatatatatatatattattttttggagaTCGTTTCATAGAAGCCCAAAAGAGTGAACAGAACAACAGGATACGGATAAGCCCATAGGTAGATGGACTATAGGATTTCAAGTTTTGGGGACCAAgaaatataaagcaaaagtttaaactaaattattatgatttttaaaaaaaacgaaaaacaaaaaaacaagactTGTAAAACAAATAATCATATGAAGTTCACGTAGTgttagacccaaaaaaaaaaaaaacaaaaaagaagtccACAAGCAAGATATGAAGCACATAAGAACCATTttatattatgaaaaaaatttgaaaacccaTTCATGATACTTTtactaaaaatataaattttaaaaaacacaaaatatagAAGGAATTGGGCTACAGCCCAAAATTGAAAGACAATTTATTCAGTAAAGAAGGGTCAAAGCACTTCGTATTTTCCCagcatttatattttttttaaggggAAGGGATGTAATAAATTATGAgtcctccatttttttttcttcctattttctttttatacaagtgatattagGGTAAGGGGAATCAAACTTAAGACCTTGAGGAGTGCATAGTAAAGATGTCAAAAGGGCTATGCCAGACCGAACAGGCTGGTTTAGAGTCGACACAATTAATAAACGAGTCAAACTAAGTCCATCCATTTATGAAAATTATAAGTCTTGCTTGAGTCAACAACCCTAGCCCATATAAGACTGGCATGGGCTTGTGTCAGGCCACGAAACGGGCCGATACGGGCCCACGCCAAGCTCAACTTATGTATTGCATATtttgtattctttttcttaCAAATTCATTTCAATCTTTTTAACAGTAGGCTCTGAAGAACATCATGACATATCCTACCAAGACTTCCATGAATGTCAAGTTTCATAACATTGTTGCCTTCCGTCTAATCTGAAAAGCGAGATTAATACACTAATCAACACTTCAACCGAATAAGACCCACTAAAGTAATTCTACTAATTTACGAAAGAACATAAAACTTACCCTTgaagggcatgtttacgtatcagtaatgggtatgggaggaaagggaatgatttccattcctgacttcccctgcgtttacttgcaatcaggaatgaaaaaataagtgggcccCACCTCAAAATCCGTAATCACATTCTCTCAAAACTAGGTATCAGATCGACTAGGGGGGACTAGTCGATACGATTCCCATTCCTGCTTTCTCTtattaacttccaaaaatacccttaccactttactataattccaaaataactcaaaccctaaaaaaaataaaaatacacgcCAGAAGGAGTTCAAACAACTCAAACCCTTAACGTTACAACACAGCCTCCCTGGAGCAGCAGAAACTATGTAAGTCACtccatctatctatctatccacctttttctttttcttctatcttATGTCTTCACATTCATCGCAAAACAAAGTATGATCAtggataaataaattgatgatATTGTCATAGTTAACCATGTTGGTAGTATATGAATGAAGAGAGATGGCGTTGGGTTTGGAAAATGCTCGTAGGAAGTGGTCCAAGTAATCCTCGTAGGAAGGTAAATGCTTTGAATGAAATGTCTAACAAATTTGGACTTATGGCTGAAGCTGTAGCCGGAATGGCACCTCAACTTGCAGGTTTGGTTAATGTTCTTTCAACGGAGAAGGATCTTGCTGATATGCAAGCTAAACTTGGTGGTGAATTGAGGAAAATAGAATTCCTAACTCCTTTGCAAGTATTTCGTATCACCAATATTTTAGCCAAAGAGCACGATTTGCTGAGGGTCTTCTTTACCATGactgatgaagaaaaaaaagattatgtaTTTAATCTTATGGAGCATGGCTTATAGTGATTGCGATTGATGAGTAATGGGTGAATGACTTTTGtggagattatatatctcttctTTTGGTAGTTTGactattttgtatttaatcGTATGAAGATTatgcaaattattattatttgattatttactAGTTACGTAGGTGaaagataaatatttattggagtttattttgtgaattttatttgCTTATGTTAGTTTTGGATGTGCTCTTTGCAACTGCTTAGCCCTTAGGTGActtcttttgtgaattttatctCACTTGATCAAAGATTTCTTAGCCAGGTTAGCTTGTCTAGCTTTTGGTTCAgaataaattgctgataattttctttgataaCGGATTCCCTCTTACTGATTAATTCAAAACCCCTTTTCCTatagcttttggttttgggtgaattttatatatgtgatgtggtgaaaatgtgtagggcattttagtaatcaaattaatttggattctgattcatgaaaattagtaaacaataacaatgggaATCAACCCCATTCCTTTACTAATTTCGTATGTTTAGTAAACAGCTTAATGGGAATAATTCTTCCCATACCGATTCAGTAGTTCCCCGATTCCTAAATTATCTGATTCCTTACTTtctccattactgatacgtaaacatgcccgAAGTGTACTATTTCCCTAAGGACTTGGAAAAAACTACAGTTGGAGTATgacatcaatattttgttttctaaataaatatatataagtattattataatttattttttaattgtcatgCACGCGCGTTTAGAATAttcatttaaatatattagtaAGATGTGTGATGGTTGTGCTACCTCTATATTGATCATCATGTCTTGGacatgtattaatttttttttttaattaataaaaattgaattgataCATATCTTCTAtttatagtattttttttttcattcaacaaatagtttttttatttatattttttcgtTATTGAGGGGGTCTTCGATTTAAATATTCTGGGTATGAAGGCGAGATGGGGAAAAAATGCTTAACGGAATGGAAATGATATACCCACTCCCGATTTGATCCATTGTCATCCCTAGTTAGATAGAGGGGGCTGATTGTAGAGGCCAAATTGAAAGTGGCCTCACATTGCCAAAATCCtgatttttttcattgttatcTCTATTACAagaaagttttgtttttactctTCTTGAGAAATCAATACcgctctcattctcactttcattcttcacaaaaaataaaaaataaaaataaaaataaaaataaaaataattatcaatCAGACTCTAAATTTTATCGTTTTATAATTGAAGATGACCTAAGAACAAACCCCTTGGGATACGTAAGTCCCTCTCAgagaagctctctctctctccaaattaagtaatatataaTAGTATGCATACTAAGTAATCTATAATTCGATTTTCTTTATAAACTAATATAATAGGGGTCGTTGATGATGTTATTAAATGGTGCCAGTACAAGGGTGGCACATGTCATGCTCACCTAACTTGCATGTGATATTTCTCCTCCTCGATGATGAATAATGGACCTAATACAATATGACAACGACacaaataatttttctttattgacaACACcgtaaataattaattttcttcatTGACAACGACACAATTAATTATCTTTAATTCTCCACTCATACCTGTACATGCGACCAAATGagatgagatttttttttttcggtcaATATGAGATGAGATTAGACTCGCCATTTGGAAGGGCATCTTCCATTGACGAGTGACACGTCCTTGGATGTAGAAAAGCaatagaagaacaaaaaaaccaaatgacAAACAGACAATAATGCAGCCACCAATGGAACAACAATATGGGGTCTAGGTAGTGAAAGACGGGTTTGTAGACTAATAGCCTCGAGTTTGAATCTTCATAGCATATTCACAGTGTGTATGAGAAAACTCCCACTCTTCTGAccgaagaaaaattaaaaaaacagagaaaatcccctccttcctaactttggcagaaataaaaaataaataaaaatacaactaagaaacaatcaaaagagaaagaaaacagattGATATTGGTTAGCAAAAAGGACCacccccaaaacaaaaacaaaaagcaaaggACACTGAGAGTAAATCAATCTTCCATAGGAAATATAAGATCTTATTAGCATAAACGCTAATACAACCCAGCAGGTGTTCCAGTAAGATTAGGACTAAAACATGCTCTAAACGATCCTATCTCCTAGAAATGATAACATAATTCATCTATAGTTTTTAACTGATACAGGGTACTGTGGGTTCTGTGTACTGTGTGAGCAGCAATCTTCACAGCCTTAAGTCCTGCACCACATACATATACATCTGTATGTAGTATGTACAAGAAGCTATCTGAGATTAACTACCCTCCTCTAAATTATCAAACATAAATATGTTCCTGTGGttaataactaaaataaaGTTTCTAGGCCCTCTGGTTGAAGTCCATGAAGCTTGGGCGAGCCTGTCCATTGGAAACAGCCTGGTTGTGAAGCATGTGATGGTGCTGCTGGGTCTGGCCGCTACCAAGCTGATGATGCGAGGACGACTGAGGGGTGGCATATTGAGGGGGGAGCCCTCTGTAGAAAGGGTTTCCATTCCCAGGTGGGATTTGGTTGGTTTCAATCTTAAGCCGCTGAACTTCCTCCTTAAGTTTTTCATTCAAGGCTGTAGAtgtaaaataaacaaaaaccaaagcaACTATAATATAACCTCAAAAGAAAAGTTAGCTAACTTGAAAGCTCAAGGTATTTCGAGCCACACGAAAGTAAAACAATTCCACCACTCCTTTTCCATAACAGCACAAACATACGAATAATATGCATACCATCTCTTAGTTGTGCTTGCTGCTCCATAGCCTGTAAGCGAAGCTTGAGCTCCTTATTCTCAGCAGTTATAACAGTAGTGTCCCTCTGCATCACAGATACATTATATAGACTGATAAGGATGCAGACACTGTTAAACTAAAATCCTAAACTGACTCTTAAACTATCTGAATTATGCGCTACACAAACTTGCATGTGCTACAAGAACATATATGGTATAATTAAGAACAGGGTCAATCCTTATAAAGACAGCCTGGTGTCGAAATCCAGCAAGAACCAAGAGTTTGTCCTAGATTTGAACCAGAATGACTCTGAAAATTGCTTAGCAAAATACTGTTACACAGTAAAgcttaaaattcaaaagaaaggaaacaaCGGGAAACAAGTTTGccaaattaagaaaaacatCTAAGACACCTAGGAGTCCTCAAGTTTGATTGTAAATTTTGACCATCCACCATGGGCAAAGAAGTTTCTCGCATTACTGGCACCTACTGTCTAGTAGGTGGTGACCATTAAAAATTCAATCCTACTCAGGAAGCCTGAATCTTTTAATATAAGGGCTGTGGTTCCTTTTAGGTTGGACATGGCATGGGTATGTCCACATTTTTAAAAGAATCAGTTATTTCTAGACTCTTCAATCTAGCAAAGAGAAACAAAGGCCAGCAGATAACATAAAGTAGAAACTGTAGAATCAAATGAAGGATCCCAAATTCTCATATCTGTTTGTCAAATCAACTTCTAGAGTCTTCAATCTCGCaaagagaaaagggaaaaaaagacaGAGAAGAGATCTCAGCAGAGGAGAAATAGAGCTCACTAGTTGAAAAGACTTGAGCACAGAACACAAAGAGGTAGCAGCTTATAAAATTTGACCTTTTTCACTATGAAGTTATAGCATAAAATCATCAGTTTGTAACTGTTATGGAAACATATTATCTTCTAACTATGTATAAACCTGCTTTAATCCACATCCAGCTAAGTGACCAATGCCCTGACCTTATTCCTAAACTTAATTAATGTTCCAGAACGATCGGGATTTCTAGTAACTAAAGCAACATGGATGTTTAAATGTTCTTCAACAGAAAAGTTAGTACCAATTTGAAGTTACAGCAAAAATTTTAGGTTACAAAAACTGCTTTCTGCCATTCATAATCTTTCCCTATTTACAATGTGtggctttttccttttctgttgATACTAACTTGTGTCCAGAACAAtgttattttacattttaggTTTAGTGTTTTG
Proteins encoded in this window:
- the LOC18768815 gene encoding pentatricopeptide repeat-containing protein At2g20710, mitochondrial, which codes for MMKLLRSSSNPWRGYAISRVFGALFYSTEVLPSSSSSPPFRLLHSRIWQIGNPRDSILPVLHQWRVEGGDMKQPKLQGFIRLLRRYRRYGHALQISEWMSDEMKHDLHPGDIAVRLDLTSKVHGLEEAERYFDSIPESLKVLPVYGALLSCYAKHNCLEKAESVFEKMEELGFVKGSSCYNTMLNLYSQMGKHGKVDILVKEMAEKGIDYNVNTLNIRLYSYAATSDVDQMEKLLMKMETDPLVSLDWHGYAAAADAFLKAGQLEKTAALLRKSEQFINRETRKIGYEHLMTSYAAIGSKHEVYRIWELYKNVVGFYNNGYRCMLSSLLKMDDIDGAEKIVEEWESGNKFFNIQIPHLLINAYCRKGLLEKAKSYVKKLSEGGKECCRTWALLATTYHMNDRMEEAVETLKMAASSASRPGWKFDNSTLAACFEYLKQKGDVEKAHELLILFRERGHFTTDLCDKIRNYIGGCAPPGSGVR